Proteins from a genomic interval of Anas platyrhynchos isolate ZD024472 breed Pekin duck chromosome 4, IASCAAS_PekinDuck_T2T, whole genome shotgun sequence:
- the CDKN2AIP gene encoding CDKN2A-interacting protein isoform X2, producing the protein MAGKAARGEPLGRTAEEVAWAEALRGACEPEQHWRHRREFLLRNVGRPPAAGSAELQRLVSLSMVWANHVFLGCRYPPQVMEKALEMAEGIQVSDAPVRTTRDELVAKVKKRGISSSNEGVEEPSKKRAVEKSKDTEDTEKDVKITEAESPKETESTLPKKQEKEGSKDSESSQSTCSSNQAAVAALSTEAEEKPVNAENTTEQSPTPSSSEKESGENPPKEGKCENEPSPEKTTLSSGPPAAAKSAPQAGAVPPAAKSAPQAAAVPATTAKSATQTSASLLSSKNQASATPSVSKSVTQAGASLLLAPKSGAQPGTSLLLAPKSGTQAGTSLLLASKGGAKAGSSLLASKSSAEVAASLLAARSGAQQGASLLTSKSSAQVAASLLAARSGSQQGPSRAGAPSKGGTQAGSQQVASKSGSQAGESPAKALCKPLTSEDAKERQPFFNRLYKAVAWKLVAVGGFSPSVNHAELLNSSIQSVKATLDVAFVPLKELADLPQNKSSLENIVCELRCKSVYLGTGCGKSMENAKAVASREALKLFLKKKVIVKICKRKYKGREVEDLVLLDEESKPSNLPPALRNPREIM; encoded by the exons ATGGCGGGCAAGGCGGCGCGCGGCGAGCCGCTGGGGCGCACGGCGGAGGAGGTGGCGTGGGCGGAGGCGCTGCGCGGGGCCTGCGAGCCCGAGCAGCACTGGCGGCACCGGCGGGAGTTCCTCCTGCGCAACGTCGGGCGGCCGCCGGCGGCCGGCAGCGCCGAGCTGCAGCGCCTCGTGTCCCTCTCCATGGTCTGGGCCAACCACGTCTTCCTGGGCTGCCG GTACCCGCCGCAGGTGATGGAGAAGGCGCTGGAAATGGCCGAAGGCATCCAAGTGAGCGACGCGCCCGTCCGCACCACGAGAGACGAACTGGTTGCCAAGGTGAAGAAAAGAGGCATATCAAGTAGCAATG AAGGGGTAGAGGAGCCTTCCAAGAAACGAGCTGTTGAGAAAAGCAAAGACACTGAGGATACTGAGAAGGATGTGAAAATAACCGAGGCAGAATCTCCTAAGGAAACAGAGAGCACATTGccaaaaaagcaggaaaaagagggtAGCAAAGATTCAGAAAGCTCCCAGTCAACTTGCAGTTCAAATCAAGCAGCAGTCGCAGCACTGAgcacagaagcagaagaaaaacctgTTAATGCTGAAAATACTACTGAGCAAAGTCCAACCCCATCTTCATCCGAAAAAGAGTCGGGAGAGAATCCACCTAAGGAAGGCAAGTGTGAAAATGAGCCGTCACCTGAAAAAACTACATTAAGTTCGGGTCCACCGGCTGCTGCCAAGAGCGCCCCGCAGGCAGGAGCAGTGCCAC CGGCTGCCAAGAGCGCCCCGCAGGCAGCAGCGGTGCCAGCGACTACTGCCAAGAGCGCCACGCAAACGAGCGCTTCCCTGCTGTCTTCCAAAAACCAAGCGAGTGCCACGCCATCAgtatccaaaagcgtcacccaGGCGGGCGCCTCGCTGCTGCTGGCCCCCAAGAGCGGCGCTCAGCCGGGCACCTCGCTGCTGCTGGCGCCCAAGAGCGGCACCCAGGCCGGCACCTCGCTGCTGCTGGCCTCCAAGGGCGGCGCCAAGGCGGGCTCCTCACTCCTGGCCTCCAAGAGCAGCGCGGAGGTGGCTGCCTCGCTGCTGGCCGCTCGGAGCGGCGCTCAGCAGGGTGCCTCGCTGCTCACCTCCAAGAGCAGTGCTCAGGTAGCTGCTTCGCTGCTGGCTGCTCGGAGCGGCTCTCAGCAAGGTCCCTCGCGGGCTGGGGCACCCTCCAAGGGTGGCACGCAGGCTGGTTCGCAGCAGGTCGCCTCCAAGAGCGGCTCGCAGGCAGGTGAAAGTCCCGCTAAGGCTCTGTGCAAACCGTTAACCAGTGAAGATGCAAAGGAAAGACAACCTTTTTTCAACAGACTCTACAAAGCTGTAGCCTGGAAACTGGTTGCTGTGGGAGGCTTCAGCCCTAGTGTAAATCATGCTGAACTTCTGAACTCGTCTATTCAGTCTGTAAAAGCTACCTTAGATGTTGCTTTCGTTCCCCTGAAGGAGCTTGCAGACTTACCTCAAAACAAGAGCTCTCTAGAAAATATCGTTTGTGAACTGAGGTGCAAGTCTGTCTATTTGGGTACTGGCTGTGGTAAAAGTATGGAAAATGCCAAAGCAGTTGCTTCAAGAGAAGCCCTGAAATTATTCCTCAAGAAGAAAGTTATTGTGAAGATATGTAAAAGGAAGTACAAAGGTAGGGAAGTCGAAGATTTGGTACTTCTGGATGAAGAATCAAAACCCTCAAATTTACCTCCAGCTTTAAGAAATCCTCGGGAGATCATGTAG
- the CDKN2AIP gene encoding CDKN2A-interacting protein isoform X1: MAGKAARGEPLGRTAEEVAWAEALRGACEPEQHWRHRREFLLRNVGRPPAAGSAELQRLVSLSMVWANHVFLGCRYPPQVMEKALEMAEGIQVSDAPVRTTRDELVAKVKKRGISSSNEGVEEPSKKRAVEKSKDTEDTEKDVKITEAESPKETESTLPKKQEKEGSKDSESSQSTCSSNQAAVAALSTEAEEKPVNAENTTEQSPTPSSSEKESGENPPKEGKCENEPSPEKTTLSSGPPAAAKSAPQAGAVPPATAKSAPQAAAVPPAAAKSAPQAGAVPPAAKSAPQAAAVPATTAKSATQTSASLLSSKNQASATPSVSKSVTQAGASLLLAPKSGAQPGTSLLLAPKSGTQAGTSLLLASKGGAKAGSSLLASKSSAEVAASLLAARSGAQQGASLLTSKSSAQVAASLLAARSGSQQGPSRAGAPSKGGTQAGSQQVASKSGSQAGESPAKALCKPLTSEDAKERQPFFNRLYKAVAWKLVAVGGFSPSVNHAELLNSSIQSVKATLDVAFVPLKELADLPQNKSSLENIVCELRCKSVYLGTGCGKSMENAKAVASREALKLFLKKKVIVKICKRKYKGREVEDLVLLDEESKPSNLPPALRNPREIM; the protein is encoded by the exons ATGGCGGGCAAGGCGGCGCGCGGCGAGCCGCTGGGGCGCACGGCGGAGGAGGTGGCGTGGGCGGAGGCGCTGCGCGGGGCCTGCGAGCCCGAGCAGCACTGGCGGCACCGGCGGGAGTTCCTCCTGCGCAACGTCGGGCGGCCGCCGGCGGCCGGCAGCGCCGAGCTGCAGCGCCTCGTGTCCCTCTCCATGGTCTGGGCCAACCACGTCTTCCTGGGCTGCCG GTACCCGCCGCAGGTGATGGAGAAGGCGCTGGAAATGGCCGAAGGCATCCAAGTGAGCGACGCGCCCGTCCGCACCACGAGAGACGAACTGGTTGCCAAGGTGAAGAAAAGAGGCATATCAAGTAGCAATG AAGGGGTAGAGGAGCCTTCCAAGAAACGAGCTGTTGAGAAAAGCAAAGACACTGAGGATACTGAGAAGGATGTGAAAATAACCGAGGCAGAATCTCCTAAGGAAACAGAGAGCACATTGccaaaaaagcaggaaaaagagggtAGCAAAGATTCAGAAAGCTCCCAGTCAACTTGCAGTTCAAATCAAGCAGCAGTCGCAGCACTGAgcacagaagcagaagaaaaacctgTTAATGCTGAAAATACTACTGAGCAAAGTCCAACCCCATCTTCATCCGAAAAAGAGTCGGGAGAGAATCCACCTAAGGAAGGCAAGTGTGAAAATGAGCCGTCACCTGAAAAAACTACATTAAGTTCGGGTCCACCGGCTGCTGCCAAGAGCGCCCCGCAGGCAGGAGCAGTGCCACCTGCCACTGCCAAGAGCGCTCCACAGGCGGCAGCAGTGCCACCTGCCGCTGCCAAGAGCGCCCCGCAGGCAGGAGCGGTGCCACCGGCTGCCAAGAGCGCCCCGCAGGCAGCAGCGGTGCCAGCGACTACTGCCAAGAGCGCCACGCAAACGAGCGCTTCCCTGCTGTCTTCCAAAAACCAAGCGAGTGCCACGCCATCAgtatccaaaagcgtcacccaGGCGGGCGCCTCGCTGCTGCTGGCCCCCAAGAGCGGCGCTCAGCCGGGCACCTCGCTGCTGCTGGCGCCCAAGAGCGGCACCCAGGCCGGCACCTCGCTGCTGCTGGCCTCCAAGGGCGGCGCCAAGGCGGGCTCCTCACTCCTGGCCTCCAAGAGCAGCGCGGAGGTGGCTGCCTCGCTGCTGGCCGCTCGGAGCGGCGCTCAGCAGGGTGCCTCGCTGCTCACCTCCAAGAGCAGTGCTCAGGTAGCTGCTTCGCTGCTGGCTGCTCGGAGCGGCTCTCAGCAAGGTCCCTCGCGGGCTGGGGCACCCTCCAAGGGTGGCACGCAGGCTGGTTCGCAGCAGGTCGCCTCCAAGAGCGGCTCGCAGGCAGGTGAAAGTCCCGCTAAGGCTCTGTGCAAACCGTTAACCAGTGAAGATGCAAAGGAAAGACAACCTTTTTTCAACAGACTCTACAAAGCTGTAGCCTGGAAACTGGTTGCTGTGGGAGGCTTCAGCCCTAGTGTAAATCATGCTGAACTTCTGAACTCGTCTATTCAGTCTGTAAAAGCTACCTTAGATGTTGCTTTCGTTCCCCTGAAGGAGCTTGCAGACTTACCTCAAAACAAGAGCTCTCTAGAAAATATCGTTTGTGAACTGAGGTGCAAGTCTGTCTATTTGGGTACTGGCTGTGGTAAAAGTATGGAAAATGCCAAAGCAGTTGCTTCAAGAGAAGCCCTGAAATTATTCCTCAAGAAGAAAGTTATTGTGAAGATATGTAAAAGGAAGTACAAAGGTAGGGAAGTCGAAGATTTGGTACTTCTGGATGAAGAATCAAAACCCTCAAATTTACCTCCAGCTTTAAGAAATCCTCGGGAGATCATGTAG
- the ING2 gene encoding inhibitor of growth protein 2, translated as MMLAGPQLVAGPAAGGGERSRLLSLYVQEYLECVESLPLDIQRNVSLLREVDTRCQEALKEIDDVYEKYKSENDPAQKKRLQQHLQRALINSQELGDEKIQIVTQMLELVENRARQMETHSQCFQDLSENEKPLEKAKMESCQPERSSRRPRRQRTSESRDLCHIANGIDDCDDQPPKEKRSKSSKKKKRSKAKQEREVSPVEFAIDPNEPTYCLCNQVSYGEMIGCDNEQCPIEWFHFSCVGLTYKPKGKWYCPKCRGDNEKTMDKCTDKSKKDRRSR; from the exons atgatgCTGGCGGGGCCGCAGCTGgtggcggggccggcggcgggcggcggcgagCGGTCGCGGCTGCTGTCGCTGTACGTGCAGGAGTACCTGGAGTGCGTGGAGTCGCTGCCGCTCGACATCCAGCGCAACGTGTCGCTGCTGCGCGAGGTGGACACCCGCTGCCAAG AAGCGCTAAAAGAAATAGATGATGTCTATGAAAAATACAAGTCGGAAAATGATCCCGCTCAGAAGAAACGCCTGCAGCAGCATCTTCAGCGTGCGTTAATCAACAGCCAGGAACTTGGAGATGAAAAAATTCAAATAGTTACTCAGATGCTAGAACTGGTAGAGAATAGAGCCCGGCAAATGGAAACACACTCTCAGTGTTTTCAAGATCTGTCTGAGAATGAAAAGCCTCTGGAAAAGGCAAAGATGGAGTCCTGCCAACCGGAGAGGTCTTCACGGAGACCTCGTCGCCAGCGAACCAGCGAAAGCCGCGACCTGTGCCATATAGCAAACGGGATTGATGACTGCGATGACCAGCCACCTAAAGAGAAGAGATCTAAATCTTCGAAGAAGAAAAAACGCTCCAAAGCCAAACAAGAGAGAGAAGTCTCACCCGTAGAATTTGCAATTGACCCTAATGAACCAACTTACTGCTTATGCAACCAAGTGTCTTACGGTGAAATGATAGGGTGTGATAATGAACAGTGTCCTATCGAGTGGTTCCACTTCTCGTGTGTTGGACTCACCTATAAACCCAAGGGGAAATGGTACTGCCCCAAGTGCAGAGGAGATAATGAGAAAACTATGGACAAATGTACTGACAAATCAAAAAAGGATAGAAGATCGAGGTAG